A single region of the Anguilla anguilla isolate fAngAng1 chromosome 17, fAngAng1.pri, whole genome shotgun sequence genome encodes:
- the LOC118216846 gene encoding protein FAM117A-like, with protein sequence MSCRSGVGRGGTSGVQPLKATVPFQLHNKAQPRPRDAKTAEKTKSRPPKPSIRRTLSLDNMVGPYLQGQWPKEPHQAASCVNDKATQTPSTWSDESRGRRAGVGHKRSASWGSAEHLKDIAKLKHHLQKRSKHGVPSGHGRDPQQQQQHPPPAGHALGATQTMPLTPLCRVTPRLRHSVEGLNLELERVFVHESPAERPQILDVPDGHRAPVPAQRCSSDSQSDPSPALLSPPPSPCSAGETADTADSGTLCSSPSPPPGSAGPSPCSPRPRKTCSFQREPPEGCERVRVCEEALSPCEGQAAPRPSCPDPNKVNFTPHGGSAFCPVSLLKPLLPSMDILFRSLSVSPVAARPGQGGAPAVGGYLGALPDSATTAM encoded by the exons ATGTCTTGTAGAAGTGGAGTTGGCAGGGGGGGCACCTCGGGTGTTCAACCCCTCAAAGCCACAGTCCCCTTCCAGCTACACAACAAAGCCCAGCCGCGTCCGAGGGATGCCAAGACAG CTGAGAAGACCAAGTCACGGCCTCCGAAACCGAGCATTCGCCGGACCCTGTCTCTGGACAACATGGTGGGCCCCTACCTGCAGGGCCAGTGGCCCAAGGAGCCGCACCAGGCAGCCTCCTGCGTCAACGACAAAGCCACTCAG ACGCCCAGCACCTGGTCGGACGAGTCGCGGGGCCGGAGGGCGGGCGTGGGCCACAAGCGCTCGGCATCCTGGGGCAGCGCGGAGCACCTGAAGGAC ATCGCCAAACTCAAACACCACCTGCAGAAGCGCTCCAAGCACGGGGTCCCATCGGGCCACGGGCGGgacccccagcagcagcagcagcaccccccGCCCGCGGGCCACGCCCTGGGGGCCAcgcag ACGATGCCCCTCACACCCCTGTGCCGAGTGACCCCCCGCCTGCGCCACAGTGTGGAGGGTTTGAacctggagctggagagggTGTTTGTGCACGAGAGCCCTGCAGAGCGACCGCAG ATCCTGGACGTCCCGGACGGCCACAGAGCCCCGGTGCCCGCCCAGAGGTGCAGCAGCGACTCGCAGAGCGACCCCTCGCCCgcactcctctctcctcccccctccccctgctctgcgGGGGAAACAG CGGACACGGCGGACTCCGGGACCCTGtgctcctccccctcgccccccccggGCAGCGCCGggccctccccctgctccccgcGTCCCCGCAAGACCTGCAGCTTCCAGAGGGAGCCGCCCGAGGGCTGCGAgagagtgcgcgtgtgtgaggaAGCGCT ctctccgTGTGAGGGCCAGGCTGCCCCACGCCCCTCCTGCCCCGACCCCAACAAGGTAAACTTCACTCCCCACGGAGGCTCCGCCTTCTGCCCCGTCAGCCTGCTcaagcccctcctcccctccatgGACATCCTGTTCCGCAGCCTATCGGTGTCCCCCGTCGCCGCCCGcccggggcagggcggggctccCGCGGTGGGCGGGTACCTGGGAGCCCTCCCGGACTCTGCCACCACCGCCATGTGA
- the LOC118216359 gene encoding uncharacterized protein LOC118216359, translated as MVEKMAAHPWVSKAMFCSGFVVGFCLCFAAISHFRGIPRAQWLHCLPTLCRAPAADPDPAPLVTGASDGPLAPWGRLICWVAANQEAPYSRSFPCCSGVMLLVSSTPDPNAPGALPPLEEQEKLRHKTMAAFSAFNRRYNRFRRAADNAHVALEKLRRTLSQFRKRPVLFLDWGPRTCGGRGHALSRHAAPRLVEALRDDPSLEFVQVSCCPEMARGLAGDTDAHDGPISFHRL; from the exons atg GTGGAGAAGATGGCCGCCCATCCCTGGGTGTCGAAGGCGATGTTCTGCAGCGGCTTCGTCGTGGGCTTCTGCCTGTGCTTCGCCGCCATCAGCCACTTCAGGGGGATCCCTCGGGCTCAGTGGCTCCACTGCCTGCCCACGCTGTGCAGGGCCCCTGCTG CTGACCCTGATCCCGCCCCCCTAGTGACTGGCGCAAGCGACGGCCCGTTGGCGCCCTGGGGACGGCTCATCTGTTGGGTGGCGGCCAATCAGGAGGCGCCCTATTCTAGGAGCTTCCCGTGCTGCTCCGGCGTAATGCTTCTGGTTAGCTCCACCCCCGATCCCAATGCCCCGGGGGCGCTTCCCCCTCTTGAGGAACAGGAAAAACTGCGCCATAAAACCATGGCCGCCTTCAGCGCATTCAACCGCAG GTACAACCGCTTCCGCAGGGCAGCCGACAACGCCCACGTGGCTCTGGAGAAGCTGAGGCGGACCCTCTCCCAGTTCCGGAAGCGTCCGGTACTGTTCCTCGACTGGGGACCCAGGACgtgcggtgggcggggccacgcgCTGAGCCGGCACGCGGCGCCGCGATTGGTGGAGGCGCTGCGGGACGACCCCTCCCTAGAGTTCGTGCAAGTGAGCTGCTGCCCAGAAATGGCGAGAGGCCTCGCTGGAGACACCGACGCCCACGACGGACCAATCAGCTTCCACCGCCTGTGA